Genomic window (Candidatus Cloacimonadota bacterium):
AATTACGGCTGATGGAACTTATTATGATCTTTTGATTCAACAAGCTGGTGGTTCTCGAATGCCGGCCTCTAAGGAATCGGTAGAGAAAAACTTGCATACCGTTTATATGGAAGGAAACAAAATTTTTAAACAAGCTGTAAAATCGATGTATTCAGCTTGTGACACAGTTCTAAAAAGAAATAATATGAATATAAAATCCATAGACTGGCTTATTACTCATCAGGCAAATCTCAGGATCATTGAAGCTCTCGGCAAGAAATTGAGAATAGATAATGATAAAGTGATCGTTAACATCGAAAAATATGCAAACACATCTGCTGCCACCATACCAATTGCTTTGGATGAAGTTATTAGAAATGGAAAAGTTCGTCATGGCGATATCATTCTAACGGCATCATTTGGCGCTGGTCTTACCTCCGGCAGTTTATTATTTCGTTTGTAAAAGGAGATTTTTTTTTACATGAGCAAAATAGCATTTCTTTTTCCGGGTCAGGGTGCTCAATATGTTGGAATGGCTATGGATTTCGTTCAAGCCGATCCTGAATTAGAGAAAGTCCTGATCAATTTTGATGAACAAAATAATACTGATCTTTATAAAATAATGAAAGAAGGTCCTGAGGAGCAACTTAAGGACACAAAGTATACTCAACCGGCAATTTTATTCCACAGTATTGCAGCACTCAGAACAGTACTGAAAGAATTTTATATTCAACCTGATTTTGTAGCCGGTCACTCGTTAGGCGAGTTTTCCGCTTTAGTTGCCAATGGCGTTTTAGATTTGAACGATGCCATGTATCTGGTTCATAAACGTGGAAAATTCATGATTGAAGCAAATGACGGGCAACCTTTTGCCATGGCTGCCATTATCGGGCCAGACAGCGAAACTGTTGCGAAAGCTTGCGAAGAAGCTTCAACTGCAGGAGTCGTTGTAGCTGCTAATTTCAATACACCTGTCCAAACTGTTATTTCCGGCTCCAAAGCTGGAGTTGACCAGGCTTGTTCGATCCTGAAAGAAACCGGTGCAAAAAGAATTGTTCCACTTCCTGTAGGTGGTCCATTTCATTCTCCCCTTATCCAGAAAGCTGCCGACTGGCTGAAATCCGAAATGGAAGAAATTACTTTTTATGAAACACATATTCCCGTTATCAGTAATGTCAGTGCAAAACCTGTCACAAATACCGAAATTATCAAAGAAAATCTGGCAAAACAAGTAACTTCCAGCGTTCTCTGGGTAGATTCTATTCGATTTATGATAGATAAAGGTGTAGAGACATTTATAGAATTTGGACCGAAACAGGTTTTGGCAGGAATGCTTAAGAAAATTGACAGAAATGCTAAAGTAATAAGTATCGACACAATTGAAACTTTGAAAGCAGTAAAAGAGGAGTTGGAGTTTTGATGAAAAGATTAGAAGATAAAGTTGCAGTAATAACCGGGTCGGCTCGTGGAATTGGATTCAGTATTGCCAAAGAGTTTGCCAAAAACGGAGCAATATGTGTTATCATCGATCTAAATCAGGACGATGTAGATAAAGCAGTTCAAAAAATAGACGATCAAGGCTGGCGTGCTGTTGGCTTTGCCGGGAATGTGGTTAAAGCAGATGAGATGGCTGCAATTTTCAAGGAAATTGTTGCACAGTTTGGACAAATAGATGTTCTTATTAATAATGCAGGTATCACTCGCGACGGTCTTATCATGAAAATGAAAGAACAAGACTGGGATGCAGTGCTGGCAGTAAACTTAAAAGGAACGTTCAATTGTACACAGAAAGTTTGCCGCTTCATGATGAAAAAGCGTTCCGGTGTTATTTTAAATATTGCTTCTGTTATTGGAATCATGGGAAATGCAGGGCAGGCAAATTATGCAGCTTCCAAAGGTGGAATTATCGCTCTCACAAAATCAACAGCCAGGGAATTTGCTTCCAGAAATATTCGCGTAAATGCAATTGCACCGGGTTTTATCCGTACTGAAATGACAGATACACTCCCAGAAGAAGTAGTAAAAAAATATGCAGCTGCCATTCCACTCAACAGAATGGGATCTCCGGCAGATGTAGCAAAAGTTTGTGTATTTTTAGCATCCGATGAAGCTGAATATATAACCGGTCAGACAATCAATGTGGACGGCGGTCTGATAATGTAGCCGTTCCCAAAAAAACTGACACATAAAAAAATAGAGTCAAAAAAAAACAGGAGGAAATATGGACTTATTAGCAAAAATCAAAGAAATCGTTGTTGAAGAACTCGGTGTAGAAGCAAGTGAAGTAACGCCCGAAGCTAGCTTCATCGATGACCTTGGTGCCGACTCTCTGGACACTGTAGAACTTATCATGAAATTCGAAGAAGATTTTGACATTGAAATTCCTGACGAAGATGCAGAAAATCTAACCACAGTAGGAAAAGCAATCGAATATCTTCAAGGAAAAGTTTAGAATATAATCATATGGTGGAGCTTTCTCCACCATTATTCTTTCGAATTTAGATGGGGAAACTATGAGTAAAAGAAGAGTTGTAATTACAGGATTAGGAACCTTAAATGCTGTAGGCAATTCTGTAGATGAAACTTGGCAAAGTTTATTGGCAGGAAAGTCAGGGATAGATACGATAAAAAGTTTTGAACTGACGAATGATTTTGCCAGCCACATCGCAGGAGAAGTAAAAGATTTAAACTACGAAGATTATTTTGATCGCAAGAGAAGAAAGAAGCTGGATCCTTATTCTCAATTTGCCCTGATCGCTTCGCATGAAGCAATGAAAGACTCAGGTTTGGATGCAGCAGATTTCAATCATGACAAAGCAGGAGTTTTGATAGCTTCTGGAATTGGCGGAATGCTTACATTTGAACAGGAAGCATCAAAATTGGTATTGAAAGGACCACGCAGAATCAGTCCTTTTTTCATTCCTAAAATGATCTCCAATATTGCTTCTGCCGAAGTAGCGATCGAATTTAATCTGAGAGGAATTAATTATAATATTACTTCCGCCTGTGCATCGGCAAATCACGCTATAGGAACTGCTTTTCGCACCATTCAATATGGTGATGCGGACATAATTCTGACCGGAGGAGCGGAAGCTTCTGTCACACCATTGGCTGTGGCTGGATTCTGTTCGATGAAAGCACTTTCTACACGTAATGATGAGCCACAAAAAGCCTGCCGGCCATTTGATCGAGACCGTGATGGTTTCATCATGGCAGAAGGTTCGGGCGTTCTGGTAATGGAAGAGCTGGAACATGCTTTAAGTAGAGGAGCCCAGATCTACGCAGAAGTTGTAGGTTACGGTGCAACTTGTGATGCTTTCCATATAACTGCCCCCGCCGATAATGGCGAAGGTGGTGCCAGAGCGATGCAAAATGCTTTGGATGATGCCGGAATTGCACCAGAAAAAATTGAATTCATCAGTGCACACGGAACATCCACACCATTGAATGACCCGAATGAATCATTAGCAATAAAAACTGTATTTGGTAATCACGCTTATAAACTTAAGGTGAATTCCACCAAATCGATGGTAGGACACACATTGGGAGCCGCAGCAGCCATCGAAGCAATAGTTTGCTGCAAAACTATCCAGAATGGAAAAATTCATCCGACTATCAACCTGGAAAATCCTGATCCCGTTTGTGATCTGGATTATGTGGCAGACGGCAGCATTGATTATGACGTTAATTTCGCACTTAGTAACTCACTTGGATTTGGCGGTCATAACGCCGTGATGCTGTTTAAAAAGTATAATTAAGTTTAATGGGATAAGCCGGTCATTTCCTGCTTATCCCATTTTTTTTATTTAAAATTGAATAAAATATTACAAAATTTCCTAAATCAAATATCTTCCAAACAGGAAGAAGATGAAAATCTCATCGCACTACAAAAAATAATAAAATACAAATTCAATAATCTTTCCTTTTTAAATGCAGCAATCTCACACACTTCCCTGGAAAATTCTGAAGATTCTCCTTTTGAAAGGATGGAGTTTCTGGGAGATTCAATTTTAGGTTTGATCGTTGCAGAAGAATTATTTATAAAATATCCCAATTATTCCGAAGGACAGCTTTCCAAACTGAAATCCAAACTCGTTTCCCGAAGATTCCTGGCTATGAAAGCCAAACAGACAGGAATCAACGAATATATAAAATTGAGTGAAGAAGCGATCCAAAGTGGAGGAAAGAGATCTACCTCTATCCTTGGTGACAGCATGGAGGCGATCATCTGCGCTATTTATCTGGATGGCGAAATGGAAGATGTTCGAAATTTTATAAACAAAATTATTTTAAAGAACAGCGAAAAAGCAGTTTCCAAACAAGATTTCCGTGATTATAAAAGTGTTCTGCAGGAATTCACTCAGAGGAAATTTCAGAATACGCCAGAGTATAAAATAATATCTGAAGAAGGACCGGAACACGATAAAACTTTCACCGTCGAAGTTTATATCAACAATAAACAATCAGGTCTGGGCAAAGGAAAAAACAAAAAAGAAGCTCAACAAAGTGCAGCAAAAGTTGCCTGCCAGAACCTGAATCTATAAATATGAAAATCCTGCCGATTTTCATTCCGCATCTGGGATGTCCGTTTCAATGTATTTACTGCAATCAGAAAACTATTACCAAATCAACTTTGAAAGATCTGGAGAAAATAAAAAAACAGATCCATCAATTTTGTAATTATAATATAGATAACGACAAACAAATCGCCTTTTTTGGTGGAACGTTTACTAACCTGCCAAAAGAAAAACAGCAAGATTATTTTGATCTCGTCAAACCTTTTGGAGATGATTGTTCAATTCGCATTTCAACTCGACCCGATTCCATCGATCAGGATATTCTGGATTTCTGCCGGGAAAATAACGTAAAAACTATCGAGCTTGGAATTCAAAGTTTCAATGATGAAGTCTTAACTGCTTCAAAGCGCGGATATAATTCGGAACTGGCAATTTCCGTCTGCAAAACAATCAGGGAAAATGGCTTTGAATTAGCAATTCAACTGATGCCGGGTTTACCAGATTTCAGTATACAATCCTGGCAGGAAACTTTGGAAGTAACCAAATCCTTGTCTCCAGATTTTGTACGATTATATCCGGCAATTGTACTAAAGAATACTGATCTCGAAAAAAGCTTCTTAGAAGCAAAATACAGCCCTTTGAGTTTAGAAGAAGCAATCCAGACTACTGCATTTGCTTTTGAATATTTTGAAGAAACAGATATTAAAATAATCAAAACAGGTCTGCATTCCGACATCGAACCAGAGCAAATTGCAGCAGGACCATACCATGAGTCTTTTGGAGAATTGGTAAGAGCTGAAATACTATTTAACAAGATCATACAGAATTTTCAAAATAAAACTCTTAAAATTTCAACAAAAGATGTATCATTATTAAAAGGATTTAATTCCTTATATTTGAATAGATTAAAATCGGCTTTGAAGATTACTGTATTACCCATAATTCTGGATGCTGAATTGGAAAAAAGCAGATTTTTATTCACAGAAAAAACTCCTCAAGATTATTGGTAAACCATGATAATTGGTTTAATAATAATCGCATTTGTTATAAGTTTCTGGTTTTATCGTAAAACCGTTCCGCAATTGCAGAACTGGCAGAAATGGTTGTTGCTGTTTCTGCGCACCGTTGCCATTGCAATTGCATTGATCCTGCTTTTTAATCCGATTTTAGATTATACAAGAAGCAAATTAACAAAACCTCGAGTTCTGCTTTTAACCGACACATCTTCGAGTATGCAGCAGCAGGGAGACGAAAATTCCAAATCTGAGCTTTTTTCTGAACTGAGAAGTGAGATTCGAGCCAAACTTGATAATTCAGGTTTTGGTGTAGAAAATTTAAGTTTTGCAAATGGGTTGAATGGTATAGATAACAACACATTTCTTGGAAAAAGTCTGGTTCAATTCCGCAGAGAAAATGAGCTGAAAGATCTTGAAGCGATCTACCTTTTTTCTGATGGCTGGTTAAAGGATGAAAATCTGAATTTCCTGGATAATTTTGATCTTCCCATCAATACTTTTGCACCAGATTTTAAATATTCAGATTTCGATCTGAAAGTTACAAATGTAAAATTCAGTAATACCGCTTATAAGGATGAAATAGTACCTGTGTTTGCTCAGATCGATGCAGAAAATTTTTCAGGTTCTGCCACAGCAAAATTATTAGTTAATAGCAAAATTTCAAAGATCAAGAAACTAAATTTTGACGAAAAAAGATTTGTTGATATCGATTTTGACCATGTATTTACAAAAGCAGGATTGCATAATTTGGAAATCGTAGTTAAAGCTGATTCTCTGGAAGAAAAAAATCTCAGCAACAATCAATATCCATCTTCCATTCAGATTAGAAATAATAAATTGAAATGTATGATCGTTTCGGATAAACTTACCTGGAATGAAAGCTTCATCATCAAGAGCATGGCAGATGATGAGCATTGGGAAACCGTTTATCTTAATAAAAAAGGCAAGTTCTATCTTCAAGACAAAATAACTGATTTTGCCACAGAATTAACGAACGCTAATTGCCTTATTTTCATAAATCATGGAAGTTTACGGATCAATTCCCCGCAAGCTGACCTCATCAACAATTTCATTTCAAAAGGTAGTGGCTTTATTTTCCAGGGAGAACATATTAATAATTTGCAAGCGATTTTACCATCCCAGAAAACAAATATTAATAGAACCTTTGAAGGTCAGATCAGATTTAGCGAAGCAAGTAAAGAATTTAACACTTTCCGCTGGAAAAATAGCGATATTCCCAATAACATACCGCCAGTTGATTACTTTTATGTGAATCCCAAATTACAGGCAAAGATCCTGGCAACTTTCGATAACGAACAACAAAGTCCGGCAATATTATTTCAAACTTATGAAGCTGGCAAAGTAATGCAATTTGCCTTTTTGAATTTGTGGAAATGGCAGATGTGGGAAAGCGGAAATCATTACAAAACTTTTATGCATGATCTCATAAATTGGTTTGGGCAACAGGAATCTGATAGAATTGTAGCTAACACTGATAGAACTTCCTATTTTGCAGGTGAATCCGTTAGTATTTCCTTAAAAATTTTTAATGAACAATTTAATCCTGCAACTGATGCTGATGCTTTGCTGAAACTTTATAATGACGCTGACGAATTGATTAAAGAAGATTATTTTACAGCATTCGCTGATAAATATCAAATTACAATTGAAGATTTGCAACCAGGAAAATATCGATTTAAAATTATGGATTCTGTTTCAAAATTGGAAACCGAAGGTGAATTTTCTGTTCAGGATTTCAATTCTGAAAATATGGACAAAGGCATAAATGATGTACTTTTAAAATATATTGCCAATACAACTGGTGGAAAGTTATACAATTCTGCCGATAAAGTTGAAATTGAAGATCAGGAAAAGATCATCAACAAAATTCATATCGAAATTCCATTATACACAAAATGGTATCTGATCGCAGCTTTTCTTATCAGTTTTTGCCTGGAATTGTTCTTTCGTAAACGCTGGGGATTGTTGTAGGCGATTCTTGGTTAAAGCCATTCAACTTTTGTAACTGCAATTTCGATTCTTCAAAAGAATAACCTTCGCAAGATTCGTCAAAATGACGTAAAAAAATCCGTCATATTGAGGAACTTTCCTTGGCAAACTACGAAATATAGATTTGTCTATCCTTCCGCCTTCGCTCAGCTTAGACGGGACAAGTAGTAAATCTGCTGTAAAAGAATTTCTCAGGATGACGATAGAATCATTTCATCAACAGCATTTTCCTCACATCAATTTCTTCTCCATTCACTTTAAGCCTTGCGAAATATTCGCCTGAAGATACGCTCTTTCCAGCATCGTTTTTTCCATTCCATACGCATTTATAATTTCCCGGTGCTGTGGTGCAATCCATT
Coding sequences:
- the fabF gene encoding beta-ketoacyl-ACP synthase II; this translates as MSKRRVVITGLGTLNAVGNSVDETWQSLLAGKSGIDTIKSFELTNDFASHIAGEVKDLNYEDYFDRKRRKKLDPYSQFALIASHEAMKDSGLDAADFNHDKAGVLIASGIGGMLTFEQEASKLVLKGPRRISPFFIPKMISNIASAEVAIEFNLRGINYNITSACASANHAIGTAFRTIQYGDADIILTGGAEASVTPLAVAGFCSMKALSTRNDEPQKACRPFDRDRDGFIMAEGSGVLVMEELEHALSRGAQIYAEVVGYGATCDAFHITAPADNGEGGARAMQNALDDAGIAPEKIEFISAHGTSTPLNDPNESLAIKTVFGNHAYKLKVNSTKSMVGHTLGAAAAIEAIVCCKTIQNGKIHPTINLENPDPVCDLDYVADGSIDYDVNFALSNSLGFGGHNAVMLFKKYN
- a CDS encoding radical SAM protein, encoding MKILPIFIPHLGCPFQCIYCNQKTITKSTLKDLEKIKKQIHQFCNYNIDNDKQIAFFGGTFTNLPKEKQQDYFDLVKPFGDDCSIRISTRPDSIDQDILDFCRENNVKTIELGIQSFNDEVLTASKRGYNSELAISVCKTIRENGFELAIQLMPGLPDFSIQSWQETLEVTKSLSPDFVRLYPAIVLKNTDLEKSFLEAKYSPLSLEEAIQTTAFAFEYFEETDIKIIKTGLHSDIEPEQIAAGPYHESFGELVRAEILFNKIIQNFQNKTLKISTKDVSLLKGFNSLYLNRLKSALKITVLPIILDAELEKSRFLFTEKTPQDYW
- the fabG gene encoding 3-oxoacyl-[acyl-carrier-protein] reductase, giving the protein MKRLEDKVAVITGSARGIGFSIAKEFAKNGAICVIIDLNQDDVDKAVQKIDDQGWRAVGFAGNVVKADEMAAIFKEIVAQFGQIDVLINNAGITRDGLIMKMKEQDWDAVLAVNLKGTFNCTQKVCRFMMKKRSGVILNIASVIGIMGNAGQANYAASKGGIIALTKSTAREFASRNIRVNAIAPGFIRTEMTDTLPEEVVKKYAAAIPLNRMGSPADVAKVCVFLASDEAEYITGQTINVDGGLIM
- the rnc gene encoding ribonuclease III → MNKILQNFLNQISSKQEEDENLIALQKIIKYKFNNLSFLNAAISHTSLENSEDSPFERMEFLGDSILGLIVAEELFIKYPNYSEGQLSKLKSKLVSRRFLAMKAKQTGINEYIKLSEEAIQSGGKRSTSILGDSMEAIICAIYLDGEMEDVRNFINKIILKNSEKAVSKQDFRDYKSVLQEFTQRKFQNTPEYKIISEEGPEHDKTFTVEVYINNKQSGLGKGKNKKEAQQSAAKVACQNLNL
- the fabD gene encoding ACP S-malonyltransferase; this translates as MSKIAFLFPGQGAQYVGMAMDFVQADPELEKVLINFDEQNNTDLYKIMKEGPEEQLKDTKYTQPAILFHSIAALRTVLKEFYIQPDFVAGHSLGEFSALVANGVLDLNDAMYLVHKRGKFMIEANDGQPFAMAAIIGPDSETVAKACEEASTAGVVVAANFNTPVQTVISGSKAGVDQACSILKETGAKRIVPLPVGGPFHSPLIQKAADWLKSEMEEITFYETHIPVISNVSAKPVTNTEIIKENLAKQVTSSVLWVDSIRFMIDKGVETFIEFGPKQVLAGMLKKIDRNAKVISIDTIETLKAVKEELEF
- a CDS encoding acyl carrier protein, which translates into the protein MDLLAKIKEIVVEELGVEASEVTPEASFIDDLGADSLDTVELIMKFEEDFDIEIPDEDAENLTTVGKAIEYLQGKV